In Schaalia sp. JY-X169, the following are encoded in one genomic region:
- the hpf gene encoding ribosome hibernation-promoting factor, HPF/YfiA family: MDIVVTGRNADIHPNFREFVEGKLEKITQFYPRAQRVDVVLTRERNPRLAASAERVELTVYGKGPVIRAEADSVDRYSAVDLASAKLFERLRRQRDRVKDHRRFQYDGVPDPNFDQPITPGVDADLRDAEDWALRSAQDLKPGEVREEQLGDSPVIVRQKVHEAPPMSVDEALHQMELVGHPFFLFVDKDTMQPCVAYRRKGWTYGILRLNTRMPEGAE; the protein is encoded by the coding sequence ATGGACATCGTCGTCACCGGCCGCAATGCCGACATTCATCCTAATTTCCGTGAATTTGTCGAGGGTAAACTCGAGAAAATCACCCAGTTCTATCCTCGTGCGCAACGGGTTGATGTGGTTCTGACGCGTGAGCGTAACCCACGCTTGGCCGCTAGTGCAGAGCGCGTAGAGCTAACCGTTTATGGGAAGGGCCCGGTGATCCGGGCTGAGGCAGATTCAGTTGACCGATATTCGGCAGTCGACCTTGCTAGCGCAAAACTCTTCGAAAGACTGCGTCGCCAGCGCGACAGAGTAAAGGATCATCGCCGGTTCCAGTACGACGGTGTGCCGGACCCGAACTTCGACCAGCCGATCACTCCGGGCGTCGATGCGGATCTGCGCGATGCAGAAGATTGGGCGCTGCGTTCCGCACAGGATCTGAAACCAGGTGAGGTGCGCGAAGAACAATTGGGGGATTCTCCCGTGATTGTGCGTCAGAAAGTTCATGAGGCTCCGCCGATGAGCGTGGATGAAGCATTGCACCAAATGGAGCTTGTCGGACACCCGTTCTTCCTCTTCGTCGACAAGGACACGATGCAACCTTGCGTTGCGTACCGCCGGAAGGGGTGGACGTACGGCATCCTCAGACTGAACACTCGTATGCCGGAGGGTGCGGAGTAG
- a CDS encoding phosphoribosyltransferase family protein, with protein sequence MRRQADLLQGAKNLLFPVQCGGCGKWDSELCEDCRGTATKPIASKIIEDAAGYPTTELLCLGDYAGVLRSIILTAKHDRYRDYSDFLFEAGTHLGRAVGERLAAVAEQPMLTPLWIVPAPSSHARRRRRAEVVPKIADGVAEGVRRELVARVVVVPAVALHRGVGGQSGRSAGSRSSARLGAMDIVIPPPEQSLAVVVDDVVTTGTTMRGVLDALGGHGVMAVALAAA encoded by the coding sequence ATGAGACGGCAAGCAGATCTTTTGCAGGGGGCGAAGAATCTCCTGTTTCCGGTCCAGTGTGGGGGGTGTGGAAAGTGGGATAGCGAACTATGTGAGGATTGTCGAGGTACTGCGACAAAACCGATTGCTTCTAAGATTATTGAGGACGCTGCGGGGTACCCCACAACTGAGCTGCTGTGCTTGGGTGACTACGCCGGGGTGCTTCGCTCCATCATCCTTACCGCCAAGCATGATCGGTATCGAGACTACTCAGATTTTCTCTTCGAGGCAGGAACCCACCTGGGGCGCGCTGTGGGTGAACGCCTAGCGGCAGTGGCTGAGCAGCCGATGCTCACGCCCTTGTGGATTGTCCCCGCCCCGTCCTCACACGCACGCAGGCGGCGCAGAGCTGAAGTTGTTCCGAAGATAGCGGATGGGGTGGCAGAAGGAGTTCGCCGCGAACTGGTTGCCCGGGTTGTAGTTGTGCCAGCTGTCGCGCTGCACCGTGGGGTTGGTGGACAGAGCGGAAGGTCAGCGGGATCCAGGAGTAGCGCTCGACTGGGTGCAATGGACATTGTGATTCCACCTCCGGAGCAAAGCCTTGCGGTTGTGGTTGACGACGTGGTCACCACTGGAACTACTATGCGCGGTGTCCTCGACGCACTGGGTGGTCATGGTGTCATGGCAGTTGCTTTGGCTGCCGCTTGA
- the mtrA gene encoding MtrAB system response regulator MtrA: MTPRILVVDDDASLAEMIGIVLRAEGFEVFECFDGAEAFGVFESSDPHLVLLDVMLPGRSGIQICEDIRQVSNVPIIMLTARSDTADVVAGLEAGADDYVPKPFKPKELVARIRARLRSQNDTGEEQLVLGDLTIDQSRHEVRRGDDVVPLTPLEFDLLVALARAPWRVFTREELLEQVWGYRHAADTRLVNVHVQRLRSKIERDAESPSLVITVRGVGYRAGTGS, from the coding sequence ATGACACCACGGATCTTAGTTGTCGACGATGACGCCTCGCTTGCGGAGATGATTGGAATTGTCTTGCGCGCCGAGGGGTTTGAGGTTTTTGAGTGCTTCGATGGGGCTGAAGCCTTCGGAGTGTTTGAGAGTTCCGACCCGCACTTGGTGTTGTTGGACGTGATGTTGCCGGGGCGCAGTGGAATCCAGATCTGTGAGGACATCAGACAGGTTTCGAATGTCCCCATCATCATGTTGACCGCCAGATCGGATACTGCGGACGTGGTTGCTGGTCTTGAGGCGGGGGCTGACGACTATGTCCCGAAGCCGTTCAAGCCCAAAGAACTGGTTGCTCGGATTCGCGCACGTTTACGCAGCCAGAATGACACCGGAGAAGAGCAGTTGGTGCTGGGTGACCTCACAATCGATCAGTCCCGACATGAGGTGCGCCGCGGCGACGACGTTGTCCCGCTGACCCCGCTGGAGTTCGACCTCCTTGTCGCCCTCGCACGGGCACCGTGGCGTGTTTTCACGCGGGAGGAACTGCTGGAACAGGTATGGGGCTACCGACATGCGGCCGACACGCGCCTTGTCAACGTGCATGTCCAGAGGCTCCGCTCCAAGATTGAGCGCGATGCAGAGAGTCCATCGCTAGTAATTACGGTGCGGGGTGTCGGATACCGTGCCGGCACGGGGTCTTGA
- a CDS encoding DDE-type integrase/transposase/recombinase, producing the protein MATRAEITAKYAREYKQLSKKDRGRLLDEVVSVTGWSRDNARRRLSQAAAPKPKIRGGPSRQRKPRPFKYSYDARKTLQRVWAMGLGQCGKYLVVSLPGLLDALEAHGELVAGVDRYSSEVKEELLSMSAATIDRYLKPLKDGTNLKGAATTKPSPLLRSSIKIRKAGDEMENRPGFFEGDTVAHCGPTLVGEFARTLNLTDVYTGWSVTTSIRNNSSRHIIAGLNRIIDLCPIPLEGVDFDNGSEFINYDVVAWAQNLELYFTRSRPYKKNDQASIESKNNHVVRKYAFYWRYDTQAQLSLLERLWVNVNDYMNYYTPTTKPVGWDTDTRGRRKRVYDTPKTPFDRLKDSGALTKAQTLEMEAYKASLNPAALARNITRIQSELTALAKRGTVKLIAQTEARNKLPNTAKGIKLPQAS; encoded by the coding sequence ATGGCTACTCGTGCGGAGATTACCGCTAAATATGCTCGTGAGTATAAGCAACTATCTAAGAAGGATCGGGGACGATTGTTGGATGAGGTGGTCTCGGTGACGGGGTGGAGTCGGGATAACGCTCGTCGACGTTTGTCCCAAGCGGCAGCGCCCAAACCCAAGATCCGCGGCGGCCCATCAAGGCAGCGCAAGCCTCGGCCTTTCAAGTATTCCTATGATGCGCGTAAGACTTTGCAAAGAGTGTGGGCGATGGGTTTGGGTCAGTGTGGGAAGTACCTGGTTGTATCCTTGCCAGGCCTGCTTGATGCCCTTGAGGCTCATGGGGAGCTTGTTGCTGGGGTGGACCGGTATTCCAGTGAGGTCAAAGAAGAGCTCTTGAGTATGAGCGCGGCAACGATTGATCGGTATTTGAAGCCCTTGAAAGACGGAACAAACCTGAAAGGAGCGGCAACAACCAAGCCCTCACCCTTGTTGCGTTCTTCGATCAAGATCCGTAAGGCAGGCGATGAAATGGAGAACCGTCCCGGCTTCTTTGAAGGCGATACGGTGGCTCACTGCGGGCCAACCTTGGTTGGTGAGTTCGCCCGGACTTTGAACCTGACCGATGTGTATACGGGGTGGAGTGTCACCACCAGCATCAGGAATAACTCCTCGCGTCACATCATTGCTGGTTTGAACCGGATCATTGACCTCTGCCCCATCCCCTTAGAGGGCGTGGATTTTGATAACGGTAGTGAGTTCATCAACTACGATGTCGTGGCCTGGGCTCAAAACCTGGAACTGTATTTCACCAGGAGTCGGCCCTATAAGAAGAATGATCAAGCCAGTATCGAGTCCAAGAATAACCACGTCGTACGCAAATACGCTTTCTACTGGCGCTATGACACACAGGCCCAACTCTCCCTCCTGGAGCGGCTATGGGTAAACGTGAATGACTACATGAACTACTACACGCCAACCACCAAACCAGTAGGGTGGGACACCGATACTAGGGGACGGCGCAAACGCGTCTACGACACGCCCAAAACCCCCTTCGACAGGCTCAAGGACTCTGGGGCCCTCACCAAGGCTCAAACCCTGGAAATGGAAGCGTACAAGGCGTCATTGAACCCTGCCGCGCTAGCCCGTAACATCACCCGCATCCAATCTGAACTGACCGCTCTGGCAAAACGAGGCACCGTGAAACTCATCGCTCAAACCGAAGCCAGAAACAAGCTCCCCAACACCGCCAAAGGCATCAAACTACCCCAAGCCAGCTAA
- a CDS encoding GerMN domain-containing protein produces MRLRKILWVCLGVVALLAPSACSSLPQTGEPHEFAIEAPQRDPVRQFGSAPQVGSSPTLLVEDFLRATAAGMYDDFATARLYLQPEASATWRPNLQVAVFPSDFSPSPELKDRQGESAQVSLSLTTVGTVNESGVLSVSVTPGSVSTEFTLTLNEDGEWRIAELADGVILSQSAFTNAYQNVNLLFPSSDLSGLVPDPRWYPRSRVAAYLVQGLIEGPIESLVPAVVGDLAADLTLPTAGVEVQDRVAMIDLEGNSSSSEAERSALIWQISQTVTQVASVQSVEIRLNGVELDESDVPSGPSYRLDRAIGLLEGSVVLGSTSLSTEVANPEAAGVGVENPAVGPVEGAPVAWVNSEPGRLAVMTLGSAQPRDTPIAGATAPSVDRFGVVWVSSTDSPGVVWAVAPGREPLQVPVPFDGEVAAVRVSPDGSRALLLTRGGAGSQVWLATIRRNDVEAQYSFEAVTELDLFPPKVEGLTWVGETTVAALVPEGEESTIEVFSLGGWQQVLSAPPDVSRITAGSTLGSLLVQRPDGTAFQRAGAAWIELDNSIQEISFAG; encoded by the coding sequence ATGAGATTGCGGAAGATTCTCTGGGTGTGTCTGGGCGTTGTAGCCCTCTTGGCGCCCTCGGCATGTTCATCTTTGCCGCAGACTGGTGAACCCCACGAATTCGCAATTGAAGCCCCCCAGCGTGATCCTGTCCGTCAGTTCGGGTCTGCTCCCCAGGTGGGTTCCAGTCCGACGCTGTTGGTTGAAGACTTCCTCCGGGCAACTGCCGCCGGCATGTATGACGACTTTGCGACCGCGCGCCTCTACTTGCAGCCGGAGGCATCAGCGACATGGCGGCCGAATCTGCAGGTGGCTGTGTTTCCCTCCGACTTTTCGCCCTCGCCCGAACTGAAGGACAGGCAGGGCGAATCGGCTCAAGTCTCACTGTCTCTCACAACGGTGGGCACAGTGAACGAATCCGGCGTCCTCAGTGTGTCTGTGACCCCGGGCTCCGTGTCAACTGAATTCACCCTGACGTTGAACGAGGACGGGGAATGGCGCATCGCGGAGTTGGCGGACGGAGTCATCCTTTCACAGTCAGCATTCACGAACGCCTACCAGAACGTTAATCTCCTCTTCCCCTCTTCGGACCTGTCGGGCCTGGTGCCAGATCCTCGTTGGTATCCCCGCTCGCGTGTGGCGGCCTACCTGGTGCAGGGGTTGATCGAGGGGCCCATTGAGAGTCTGGTCCCGGCCGTCGTTGGTGATCTGGCCGCCGATCTGACGTTGCCGACCGCGGGTGTGGAGGTGCAAGATAGGGTCGCGATGATCGACCTGGAGGGAAACTCTTCTTCATCAGAAGCAGAGAGGAGTGCGTTGATCTGGCAGATCTCCCAGACTGTCACCCAGGTAGCTTCAGTTCAGTCGGTAGAGATTCGACTCAATGGTGTTGAGCTTGATGAGTCGGACGTCCCCTCCGGTCCGTCATATCGCCTCGATCGAGCTATTGGTTTGCTTGAGGGATCAGTTGTGCTTGGGTCTACGTCACTGTCCACAGAGGTTGCCAACCCGGAAGCGGCGGGTGTTGGGGTGGAAAACCCTGCGGTTGGTCCTGTCGAGGGTGCGCCAGTGGCGTGGGTGAACAGCGAACCGGGTCGCCTTGCGGTAATGACGCTTGGTTCAGCACAGCCGCGTGATACTCCCATCGCAGGTGCTACGGCGCCTTCAGTCGATAGGTTCGGTGTGGTGTGGGTATCGTCCACAGACTCACCGGGTGTGGTTTGGGCTGTCGCGCCGGGTCGGGAGCCTCTGCAAGTTCCGGTCCCGTTCGACGGGGAGGTCGCGGCGGTGCGGGTCTCTCCTGATGGGTCGAGGGCGCTGTTGCTTACCCGCGGTGGTGCGGGATCCCAAGTTTGGCTCGCAACGATTCGGCGTAACGATGTGGAGGCTCAGTACAGTTTCGAAGCCGTCACGGAGCTGGACCTTTTCCCCCCGAAAGTTGAAGGATTAACGTGGGTTGGTGAGACGACTGTTGCCGCCCTGGTTCCAGAAGGCGAAGAATCAACAATTGAAGTGTTCAGTCTAGGAGGGTGGCAACAGGTTCTGTCGGCACCCCCGGATGTCTCCAGAATTACGGCGGGCTCAACGCTGGGGTCTCTGCTTGTTCAACGCCCGGATGGAACAGCGTTCCAACGCGCCGGTGCGGCCTGGATTGAACTGGACAACTCTATCCAAGAGATTTCTTTCGCAGGCTAG
- the mtrB gene encoding MtrAB system histidine kinase MtrB, producing MSDTQAGDAGAKTGAHPLEGDQTSRRRMWEFLGGSLSLRIAVTLSLVLTVILLVFIFFATNVLRSDLFSTRRDMILADAAVRFSQVQNTLDQSTAVTTDQVQDAVTQTLTAIRESAAGAGAVEVLLLRSPDSSEAFRINEYVNPEYISVIGGGIRDELAHDVGLWQSVALANGADTIPGIVVGALIDVPSAGPYEMFVVYSLEQEQSTLNSIIQVFTVGSVPVLLLMGLVSFVLVYRLLSPVRAAAGAARSLAAGNLSSRLRVSGRDEMAQLGATFNDMAESLQSKITDYDSLSKLQQSFVSDVSHELRTPMTTIRMADEVIFDDRDALPPASKRSAELLHVEVARFEQMLADLLEISRYDAQSAQFDPESADIYSLVEKVVSANAELADHLGVDVQLGPRPERCSVPVDAIRIERVVRNLLVNACEYSEGMPVRVTVAAGKTSVAIRVRDYGVGMEPDTVRRVFDRFYRANPARTRSTGGTGLGLAISKEDVTLHNGVINAWGEPGRGSSFVVTLPRVAGSAVTEFPLIVWEGHA from the coding sequence TTGAGCGATACCCAGGCTGGTGACGCCGGCGCAAAGACTGGCGCTCACCCTCTTGAAGGGGATCAGACCAGCAGGCGGCGAATGTGGGAGTTCCTTGGGGGATCCCTGTCTCTGCGGATCGCGGTGACACTGTCACTGGTGCTGACGGTGATCCTGCTGGTGTTTATTTTCTTTGCAACGAACGTGTTGCGCTCCGACCTCTTCTCAACCAGGCGCGACATGATTCTTGCCGACGCCGCCGTGCGATTTTCACAGGTCCAGAACACGCTTGACCAATCCACCGCAGTCACGACCGACCAGGTTCAAGACGCGGTCACGCAGACCCTCACCGCGATTCGTGAGTCCGCCGCGGGTGCCGGAGCGGTTGAGGTCCTTCTCTTGCGTTCTCCCGATTCCTCGGAAGCTTTTCGGATCAACGAGTATGTGAATCCTGAGTACATTTCCGTTATCGGTGGGGGAATCCGCGACGAACTAGCTCACGATGTGGGACTTTGGCAGTCAGTCGCCCTCGCAAACGGCGCGGATACGATCCCTGGCATCGTCGTTGGGGCGCTGATCGACGTGCCCTCCGCGGGTCCGTACGAAATGTTTGTCGTGTACTCGCTAGAGCAAGAACAATCTACGTTGAACTCAATTATTCAAGTCTTCACCGTGGGCTCAGTTCCCGTCCTGCTCCTGATGGGTCTGGTCTCCTTCGTCCTCGTGTACAGGCTGCTGAGCCCTGTCAGAGCGGCGGCGGGCGCGGCTCGGTCCCTGGCGGCTGGGAATCTCTCAAGTCGGTTGCGTGTCTCCGGTCGTGATGAGATGGCACAGTTGGGGGCCACCTTCAATGACATGGCGGAGTCCCTGCAATCCAAAATTACCGACTACGACTCATTGTCAAAACTCCAACAGAGCTTTGTCTCGGATGTGTCACACGAGCTGCGCACCCCCATGACAACAATTCGTATGGCGGATGAGGTCATTTTTGATGACCGGGATGCACTTCCCCCCGCATCCAAGCGGTCTGCGGAGCTCCTTCACGTCGAAGTGGCACGTTTTGAGCAAATGCTTGCGGATCTTCTGGAAATCTCTCGCTACGATGCCCAATCCGCCCAGTTCGACCCCGAGTCCGCTGATATCTATAGCCTCGTTGAGAAGGTGGTGAGCGCCAACGCGGAGCTTGCGGACCACCTCGGCGTTGATGTTCAACTTGGGCCCCGGCCGGAACGTTGCTCAGTGCCGGTGGATGCAATTCGTATCGAGCGTGTGGTGCGCAATCTGCTGGTCAATGCATGTGAGTACTCAGAAGGAATGCCAGTTCGTGTCACCGTTGCTGCAGGGAAGACCTCAGTCGCCATCCGAGTGCGAGACTACGGTGTCGGTATGGAGCCCGACACGGTGCGACGTGTATTTGACAGGTTCTACCGAGCCAACCCCGCGCGAACTCGCAGCACCGGTGGTACTGGTCTGGGACTGGCAATTTCAAAAGAGGACGTCACGCTACACAACGGCGTCATCAATGCCTGGGGCGAGCCGGGCCGCGGAAGCTCCTTCGTCGTGACGTTGCCACGCGTCGCCGGGAGTGCGGTCACAGAGTTTCCCCTGATTGTTTGGGAGGGTCACGCATGA
- a CDS encoding glycerophosphoryl diester phosphodiesterase membrane domain-containing protein: MVGINLDLKSTWEALKSHFWRLVGTAVLVWLIVGVVAAVIFIVPIVLIAVVAFASSSGDSLWFLSFLLLIIPLGIAVTVWVSVRLYFATLIAVVEGATPPTALRRSWALTKGAFWRILGRMLLMSIIVSIVVGLLGGTISAVIMFATSVLPWAVTAFLLALVSALISGLAMPFSASYTSLMYVDERVRKENLGPVLAQAFETSRGSQA; the protein is encoded by the coding sequence GTGGTTGGGATTAACCTTGATCTCAAGTCCACGTGGGAGGCTCTGAAGTCTCACTTCTGGCGTCTGGTTGGCACCGCGGTTCTCGTTTGGCTGATTGTGGGTGTGGTTGCCGCAGTTATCTTCATTGTGCCGATTGTCCTGATTGCTGTGGTTGCTTTTGCGTCGTCCTCGGGAGACTCACTGTGGTTCCTTAGCTTCCTTCTTCTCATAATTCCACTCGGGATCGCCGTCACGGTGTGGGTTAGCGTCCGACTGTACTTCGCAACTTTGATCGCTGTGGTCGAGGGCGCGACGCCCCCAACGGCACTTCGCCGCTCATGGGCCCTGACCAAGGGCGCGTTCTGGCGCATCTTGGGCAGGATGCTTCTTATGAGCATCATCGTCTCAATCGTCGTGGGACTTCTTGGCGGGACGATTTCAGCGGTGATCATGTTTGCAACATCTGTGTTGCCGTGGGCTGTGACCGCTTTCCTCTTGGCTCTGGTCTCTGCCCTGATCTCAGGTCTGGCCATGCCGTTCTCTGCGTCGTATACCTCGCTTATGTACGTGGATGAACGCGTAAGGAAAGAGAACCTGGGACCTGTCCTCGCGCAGGCGTTTGAAACCTCACGCGGTTCGCAGGCCTGA